Below is a genomic region from bacterium.
TGATAAACTTATGGAAATTGCAGAAAATAAAGATGAAGAAAAAGAAATAAGGATGAAGGCATTAAGTATGTTAGAAAAATTAGGAAATAATGAGCATTTTTCTAAATTATGGAATTTATACTATAATGATACTGACACTGAAATACAGATGGCATCTTATAGGACAATAAAAGAAATTGAAAAAAGAGGTACAAAATGAAAAACCAGAAAGGCGGGTTTACTTTAATTGAATTGCTTGTTGTAATTGCAATTATATCCCTGCTTGCTGGACAACTTCTTCCTTCACTATCTTCTGCAAGAGAGAAAGGAAGGCAAGCAAATTGTATAAATAACTTACATCAAATAGGACTTGCAATTGAAATGTATTATCAGGATTATAATGATTATCCAACATGGTTATCAATTCTGTATAAAAATTATTTAGGAACACCAAAAATTTTCTTATGTCTCACTGATTTATACAAAGGGGAAAAGGGCTGTGGAAATTCCCTTCACCCATCTATAAATGATATTCCTCTTTCACAAATTCCTAACTATACACCTGATGATTTTGATTCAACTGCTTATAGTTATAGGAAT
It encodes:
- a CDS encoding type II secretion system protein; protein product: MKNQKGGFTLIELLVVIAIISLLAGQLLPSLSSAREKGRQANCINNLHQIGLAIEMYYQDYNDYPTWLSILYKNYLGTPKIFLCLTDLYKGEKGCGNSLHPSINDIPLSQIPNYTPDDFDSTAYSYRNPNITFCSYSYEFAPTKSEWFMAAHTSGEQQEADINSDGVVTWKEARIWQSNHGYGGQVPIVRCYWHFYNYGQKVINLAFRDYNVYSSGEEWETSSY